AATCGAAATCAGGTTCTGAGCCGAAACCAGTTCCCAGCCCTGAGCCGATACCAACCAGTCGCGCAGCTCGTACTGGAAAGGGAAGTTGAAGCCGCCGAAGTACAGTACGCTCATCACGGCCGAAGCCACGAAGACGTTAACATATTCAGCAAACAGGTACAGACCCATTTTCATGGAGCTATACTCGGTATGGTAGCCGCCCACCAGCTCCGTTTCGCACTCCGGTAGGTCGAAGGGCGTGCGGTTGGTTTCGGCAAAGGCGCAGACCAGGAAGATAATGAAGCCCAAGGGTTGCTTAACGATGTTCCAGAAGTGCCACTCACCCGCTACCGACTGCTGCAGCGTGATTTCGCGCAGGCTCAAGGTGCCCGAAATCATCAGCACGGCAATCAGGGCCATACCCATAGCCAGTTCGTAGCTGATGTTTTGGGAGCCAGCGCGAATGGCGCCGAGCAGGGAGAATTTGTTGTTGGAAGCCCAGCCGCCAATCATCACCCCGTATACACCCAACGACACGATGCCGAACACCCACAGCATGCCGATGT
Above is a genomic segment from Hymenobacter cellulosivorans containing:
- the nuoH gene encoding NADH-quinone oxidoreductase subunit NuoH; translation: MIELPTLGWQSIVILVVFGVSLLIATYCTYAERVIAAFLQDRVGPDRAGPFGLLQPLADAVKLFTKEEFFPAGANRALFVLGPCLAMITALMSSAVIPFGNVIQFGTNVFNLQGIEVNIGMLWVFGIVSLGVYGVMIGGWASNNKFSLLGAIRAGSQNISYELAMGMALIAVLMISGTLSLREITLQQSVAGEWHFWNIVKQPLGFIIFLVCAFAETNRTPFDLPECETELVGGYHTEYSSMKMGLYLFAEYVNVFVASAVMSVLYFGGFNFPFQYELRDWLVSAQGWELVSAQNLISILGLLLLFGKIFAFIFFFMWVRWTLPRFRYDQLMRLGWTILIPLAIFNILLTGGLILGGIIK